The DNA region TGATTAATTATTTAAATAAAGATCTTGATGAAGAAGCTATTCCGTTAGATAAAGCTTTTTCTAAGTATACTCAATAAGCCCATCCTGTATTTTGAACGTTACTATTAAGCCTAAGGCCTTAAAGGTTATTGATGCGATTGTTGATTTTGTAGAATCGAAAAATACACCGGGAAGCGGTGCAAGATATGCTTTGAAATTCAAGACAGCTATCAAAAGATTAGCTATACCCGGAGTACAGCATTCCATTTGTAACCATGAGGTTTTAGCCGCGTTCAAATATTCTTGCAGTCATTTCAATGACTGGGTTATAGCCTTTAAAATTGTTGATGGTGAATTGACTGTTTACGAAATTATACACGGGTCATTGTTGTTTTAATAACCCATAAAAGAACTTAGGTAACCCCCTAATCACTAAACAACTCAGCTTTTCATCTTTTTCAACAG from Mucilaginibacter sp. SJ includes:
- a CDS encoding type II toxin-antitoxin system RelE/ParE family toxin, with the protein product MNVTIKPKALKVIDAIVDFVESKNTPGSGARYALKFKTAIKRLAIPGVQHSICNHEVLAAFKYSCSHFNDWVIAFKIVDGELTVYEIIHGSLLF